In Solanum pennellii chromosome 7, SPENNV200, the following are encoded in one genomic region:
- the LOC107024671 gene encoding protein DOWNY MILDEW RESISTANCE 6-like isoform X1, whose translation MALIVTSSPFPTMEIDYKKGVKYLVDNSKKMKMVPSQLVLPIPEGERPSMAIDGSIPVIDLSGLNGPDEQRLSTIHAISSACAEWGFFRVTNHGIKSSIMDEMLKVIQEFFNLPLEEKMKYCSENVMDPVIYGTSFNTTGKYALHWRDFFRHYGGLVPQSYHFWPDNPPTYKHVTKEYLKEVWQLAMKIFGAISQGLGLDPDYIKKSLGDEGTQMMVANYYPTCPEPNKTLGLAPHSDMGALTILMDSGIPGLQIKHNQTWYSVPHVPGTFVVNLGDFLEILSNGKYKSAEHRVVVNAEAARISIAVGHGPQMNTIVQPASPLIKEKSESKYRPIVYKDYVRAQQSTTKRGKVTLDEILNKN comes from the exons ATGGCTCTAATAGTTacttcttctccttttcctACTATGGAAATTGATTACAAAAAAGGTGTAAAGTACTTAGTTGACAATTCTAAGAAGATGAAAATGGTGCCTTCCCAGCTTGTTTTGCCAATTCCAGAAGGTGAAAGGCCATCGATGGCGATTGATGGTTCAATTCCAGTTATAGATTTGAGTGGACTCAATGGACCTGATGAACAAAGACTATCAACTATACATGCCATCTCTTCTGCTTGTGCTGAATGGGGATTCTTTAGG GTGACTAATCATGGTATAAAGAGCTCTATCATGGATGAAATGCTAAAAGTGATACAAGAGTTTTTCAATCTTCCATTAGAAGAGAAAATGAAATATTGTTCAGAAAATGTGATGGATCCAGTTATATATGGAACAAGCTTCAACACTACCGGAAAGTATGCCCTTCATTGGAGGGACTTTTTCAGGCACTATGGTGGTCTAGTTCCACAAAGCTATCACTTTTGGCCAGATAATCCTCCCACATACAA GCACGTTACAAAGGAGTACTTAAAGGAAGTTTGGCAACTTGCGATGAAAATATTTGGTGCAATATCACAAGGATTAGGGCTTGATCCAGATTACATAAAGAAATCACTTGGAGATGAAGGGACTCAAATGATGGTTGCAAATTATTATCCAACATGTCCTGAGCCAAACAAGACATTGGGACTTGCTCCACATTCAGATATGGGTGCTCTCACTATTTTAATGGACAGTGGCATTCCAGGCTTGCAAATTAAACACAATCAAACATGGTACTCTGTGCCCCATGTCCCTGGCACTTTTGTTGTCAATCTAGGAGATTTTTTGGAG ATATTGAGTAATGGCAAGTACAAGAGCGCAGAGCATCGAGTTGTAGTCAATGCGGAGGCGGCTCGGATCTCTATAGCAGTGGGTCATGGTCCACAAATGAACACAATAGTTCAGCCTGCAAGCCCACTTATCAAAGAGAAGAGTGAAAGCAAGTATCGACCCATTGTTTACAAAGACTATGTTAGAGCCCAACAAAGCACTACTAAGAGAGGGAAGGTTACCTTGGATGAGATTCTGAACAAGAATTAA
- the LOC107024672 gene encoding protein DOWNY MILDEW RESISTANCE 6-like: MALITSSPSPSISTSILTNTITTQIDYKKGVKYLVDNSKNMKMLPLEFVLPIPEGERPSMAIDGSIPIIDMSGLNGPDEQRLSTIHAITSACAYWGFFRVTNHGIKSSIMDEMLKVIEEFFNLPLEEKMRYYSENVMDPVRYGTSLNTTRKHNLHWRDFLRHYGGLVPQSYHLWPDNPPTYKHIAKEYLKEVWQLAIKIFGAISEGLGLDPNYIERSLGDEGTQIIAANYYPACPEPNKTLGLAPHSDHGGLTILMDNGIPGLQIKHNHIWYSVPSIPGTFVVNLGDYLEVLSNGKYKSVEHRAVVNAEAARISIAVGHGPEMNAIVQPASPLIKEKSESKYRPIVYKDYIRGQQSTIKRGKSALHEIMNNM, translated from the exons ATGGCTCTAATtacttcttctccttctccctCAATCTCCACTAGCATTTTAACTAATACTATTACTACTCAAATTGATTACAAAAAAGGTGTAAAGTACTTAGTTGACAATTCAAAGAACATGAAAATGCTGCCTTTGGAGTTTGTTTTGCCAATTCCAGAAGGTGAAAGGCCATCGATGGCGATTGATGGTTCAATTCCAATTATAGATATGAGTGGACTTAATGGACCTGATGAACAAAGACTATCAACTATACATGCCATTACTTCTGCATGTGCCTATTGGGGGTTCTTTAGG GTGACTAATCATGGTATAAAGAGCTCTATCATGGATGAAATGCTTAAAGTGATAGAAGAATTTTTCAATCTTCCATTAGAAGAGAAAATGAGATATTATTCAGAAAATGTGATGGATCCAGTAAGATATGGTACAAGCTTGAACACAACCAGAAAGCATAACCTCCATTGGAGGGACTTTTTGAGGCACTATGGTGGTCTAGTTCCACAAAGCTATCACCTTTGGCCAGATAATCCTCCTACCTACAA GCACATTGCAAAGGAGTACTTAAAGGAAGTTTGGCAACTTGCTATAAAAATATTTGGTGCAATATCAGAGGGATTAGGGCTTGATCCAAATTACATAGAGAGGTCACTTGGAGATGAAGGGACTCAAATAATAGCTGCAAATTATTATCCAGCATGTCCTGAGCCAAATAAGACATTGGGACTAGCTCCACATTCAGATCATGGCGGTCTCACTATTTTGATGGACAATGGCATTCCTGGCTTGCAAATTAAACACAATCATATATGGTATTCTGTCCCTAGTATACCTGGCACTTTTGTTGTCAATCTAGGAGATTATTTGGAG GTATTGAGCAATGGGAAATACAAGAGCGTAGAGCATCGAGCAGTAGTCAATGCGGAGGCGGCTCGGATCTCTATAGCAGTGGGTCACGGCCCAGAAATGAATGCGATAGTTCAGCCTGCAAGCCCACTTATCAAAGAAAAGAGTGAAAGCAAGTATCGGCCCATTGTTTACAAAGACTATATTAGAGGCCAACAAAGCACTATTAAAAGAGGGAAGAGTGCCTTGCATGAGATAATGAACAACATGTAA